The DNA window TCAAGTTCGGAAAGCGATGTATAAACATGCGGAGTAACACGACAACCTTTAATACCTGCTATGTCGATTGGCGAAGTATGAATTTTGTACTTATTAAATAGATAATCAGCCAGCTCATTAACAGTTAATCCTTCTATTCCAAAATTACAGATAGCATTATTAATAGTGGGATTTTTTTCGGACAAAAAATACACACGTGGGTTGGTGATTTTTTCCATCCAATAATTTTTCAAATAACATAGCCTGTTGTATTTACGATTCAAACCCATTTCTAAATTGAAGTCTATAGCAGCGGAAATAGCATGTTCGGCAGCCATATTGCGAGTGCCCAGAATTTCAAATTTCCGAATATCATCAACCAGTGGTTTATTGTTTGGATGCAGCGGCCATATACCCCCTGCGTTGCCTTTTTTAACATACAAAATACCTGTGCCCAAAGGAGCGCAAGTCCACTTATGCAGGCTTGATGCAAAAAAATCGCAATTTAAATCGCTGATTTTAATCTCAAGGTGTGAAACTGTGTGAGCCCCATCAACCACCGTTTTTATTCCCTGTTCAGCAGCAGCCTTGCAAATTTTTTGTACCGGCATTACTTGACCCGTCCAATTAATAATATGCGTAATGCATATTAGCTTTGTTCGTGGTGTAATTTGCGAAATGTACTTTTTCGCTATAACATCTTCATTCTTTTCGGGTAAGTCAAGATGCACCCACTTAAGTACTATTTTATCACGAAGTTCACGTTGTTTCCATACCTGCACCACATTAGGATAGTCCTGCTCAGATAATATTACTTCGTCACCAGCTTGTAGCGGAAAACCGAGCGCAAGGGTATTTAACCCTTCGGTTGTATTTCGGTTTATTGCTAACTCTTCGGTATCACAGCCAACATAGTTTGCAAGTTTGGCCCTCAATACTTCTCGGTTAGCATCTATTTGCCTCCACATATAATAGCTGGGTCCCATGTTGGCTTGATCGTAGTATTTCTTAAAGGTATTCTGCACAATTTTGGGCTGTGGGCTTACACCTCCATTATTAAAATTAATAATGTCCTTCCCGGGAGTAAATTGCTGCCTTATGCTTTGCCAATAAGTGTCTTCGTCAGGATACTTATCCATTGAAATACTTCGTGATGAAGCTGCCAATAGTTCCGGAACAAATGCGCTTGCCCCGGCAAGTGCAGATAGAGCTGAAATAAATCTTCGCCTTGAATTTGCCATAATTGTGGTATTACTAATGCGCAAGATAAAGCATTATCTTCATTACATTTAATAAGGCAACAGCAACATTTTGATTAGTTTTCAAAATCCATTTTTTTTTACCCAATCGCATTTATGAATGTTGATTAATCAGATTAATGGCTTTGTTTTTTACCAAATACTAATGAAAAAACCATAATTATTCTACCGCAAAATTTATACTTTCGCGTTGTGAAACAAAAAATTGTACGATTACTTTCCATTTTCATTTGCCTGCTGCTGTTAGTAGCTACTACGGGCATTGTTCATGTTTCACACTTTTGTCAAATGGAAACCACTGCAGATGCTTGTTGCGAAGAGGGCGATAACTCCTGTGAAGATGGCTGTAACGATAATTGTTGCACCACACATATTTGTGTAACACAACTTTCCATAAATGGCTTATTAAGCGTCAAGGCATTTTCTATTTCTGAAAAAATAAAAATTTTGCCTGCTTCTGTTTTTTCATTTTATCGAATTACAAATACCATTGCCGCGTTGCAGGTATTTACAACCAATACAGTCCCAATTATTCTTACAGGATTTAAACCATTCTTGATTAGTTTAAGAATTTGAAAACAGGTAAACACGTTTTTACATGTTACCTTTTTTAATGTTTCAAATCTTTTGTTAATCATGCAGAAAATAATTGCACTACTATTGTGCTTAGGTGCGCTTACAAAACTTAATGCACAGAATTTTATTGATGGCCATATCTATGGCACAAGTGACGCCAAGTCGGAAATGCTTCCCGGTGCCAACGTTTTTGTGAAAGGAAATAAACTCATATTTCAAACCGATCAAAATGGATACTTTCAGTTAAAGAATATAACCTTGCCCGATACGCTTGTCATTAGCTACACAGGATATACGAGTAAAACGCTGGCTGTTAATGAACAAAGCAAGGGACTAAAAATTTATCTTCAAACGACCAATACATTAAACGCTGTAGAAGTAGAAGCGGTTCAAAGTGGCACACAAATAAGCACCATCAAAACGCGTAATACCGAAACGATAACACAAAAA is part of the Bacteroidota bacterium genome and encodes:
- a CDS encoding aminotransferase class V-fold PLP-dependent enzyme, giving the protein MANSRRRFISALSALAGASAFVPELLAASSRSISMDKYPDEDTYWQSIRQQFTPGKDIINFNNGGVSPQPKIVQNTFKKYYDQANMGPSYYMWRQIDANREVLRAKLANYVGCDTEELAINRNTTEGLNTLALGFPLQAGDEVILSEQDYPNVVQVWKQRELRDKIVLKWVHLDLPEKNEDVIAKKYISQITPRTKLICITHIINWTGQVMPVQKICKAAAEQGIKTVVDGAHTVSHLEIKISDLNCDFFASSLHKWTCAPLGTGILYVKKGNAGGIWPLHPNNKPLVDDIRKFEILGTRNMAAEHAISAAIDFNLEMGLNRKYNRLCYLKNYWMEKITNPRVYFLSEKNPTINNAICNFGIEGLTVNELADYLFNKYKIHTSPIDIAGIKGCRVTPHVYTSLSELDVLVEAVNSYK